The sequence GCCTGCTTTTTTGTGCTCAAATACATGCACAAGACACTATTTCAAAAAAAGACATTGTTGCCGCATCAAAACTTTTTCATTTACAATTCACAGAAAAAGAAATTGACACGATGTATCTAGGCGTAAAGGATAATCTGAAAGTTTATTCCGATATGCATAAAAAAAGCATTCGCAACAGTGTTCCCATGAGTCTTTGGCAAAATCCGCTTGTACCGGGTATGGAACTGCCGGCTATACAAAAACCCATAAAATGGAAATTGAATAAGCAGGCTCAGCTTCCGCAGAATAAACCCAATCTGGCTTTTTATAGCCTAACAGATTTAGCTTCTCTGATTAAATCAAAAAAAATAAGTTCGGTAGAGCTAACTCGTTTTTTTATTGATAGAATCCGACAATACGGAGATAGTTTAGAGTGTGTTATATCTATTACCGAGGATATAGCACTGATGCAAGCCAAAAGAGCAGACGATGAAATTGCTGCGGGAAAATACAGGGGCTTATTACATGGCATTCCTTATGGTTTAAAAGACTTGTTTTCTGTAAAAGGAACCAAAACTACCTGGGGAGCTGCACCATTTAAAAATCAGGTAATTGAGGAAGATGCCTATGTATATAACCGTCTCACAGAAGCTGGCGCAGTATTGGTTGCCAAGTTTACACTGGGGGCATTGGCAATGGGAGATTATTGGTATGGAGGAAGAACCAAAAACCCCTGGAATCTAAAAACAGGATCATCGGGTTCATCTGCGGGTTCTGCAGCTGCAACCGTTGCCGGATTGGTTCCCTTTGCTATAGGAACAGAAACCTGGGGATCTATTATTTCTCCATCCTCAACATGCGGAGCTACTGGTTTAAGACCTACATTCGGTAGAATCAGCAGAACAGGGGCAATGGCGCTAAGCTGGAGCTTAGATAAGATAGGGCCAATCTGCAAAAATGCAGAAGATGCTGCCATCGTCTTTAGCCATATTCATGGAACAGATGGCTTAGATATGTCGGCGGTTAATATTCCTTTCAACTATCAACCAGATGCGGATATAAGAAAACTTAGAATAGGGTTCGCTAAAAACTATTTTGATTTAATCAGAGATACATCCAGAAACGAATGGAAAGTATTAAAGTCTTTTCAAGAGCAGGGTATTGAACTAATTCCTGTTGAGTTCCCGGATACAGCAGTGTATAAGGCCAATATTATGGACGTAATCATCAGCGCAGAATCTGCGGCTGCTTTTGATGAACTCACCCGATACAATATTGATGATGAATTAACCAGACAAGGCCCTTTTGACTGGCCGAATAGTTTCAGGGTTTCCCGTTTGGTTCCAGCGGTTGAATATGTAAATGCCAACAGAATGCGCTATGAGTTGCAGCAAAAAATACACGCGGCGTTGAAGGATATTGATGTATTGATTTGCCCAACCAGAGGAAGTGGAAATCAATCTGCTATTACCAATTTAACGGGTCAACCGGTAGTATGCACCCCTACAGGCTTTGATAAAAGAACGGGGCTTCCTACCAGTATCAGCTTTATTGGCAATCTTTATGATGAAGCAGCAATTTTATTGACAGCCAAATTTTATCAGTCTATTACAGATTGGGAGACGATATATCCACCCTCTTTTCTCAAATACTAGTCAATGTTTACAATAAACAACAAGCCTGTAGTCATCTTTATAAGTGTGCTACTGTTTGCTGGCTTTATATTTTCCCTATATACAATTACACAATCGGGAAAACGGTTTGAACAAGTAAGCATGAAAGTGATGGAGGATAAAAATAATCTGCTGCCAAGTAAGGCTGTTGTTCAATTAAAGCGTAATTATAAAACCATCAGCAGTGGGTTTTTTAATCCAGGATTTTCCGCAAATAAATGGTGGATATTAGCAGAGACTCCGGCAGCACCCGGCTATTTTCTGCAGATTGCCAATCCACATATCAATGAAATCAGAATCTATACGCTCAAGAATAATCAACCTTTACTCGCTTATGAATCCGGAGATTATTTTCCTTTTAAGAAACGATTTTTAGATGATCCCGATTTTTGGTTTCCAATACCATTTAATACAGAAGGAGTTTTGATTGAAGTTGATAAAAGAGGGGAGTCTTTAGAAGTACCAGTTAGAATTATTACTCAAAAAGAAATGATTCATTATCTCTCCGATCAAAAAATGGTATATGGTATTTTTCTAGGATGGATGATCTTTCTTGGTTTGCTGAATATTTTTTTATGGGCATCTTTAAAGGACAATATCCATGTGTTTTATATATTATTTATCGGCTCTTCAGCTTTATGGGTAATAGCCAACTGGGGACTGGGTTTTCAGTATATCTGGCCCAATACACCCGAATGGGCAAGTAAGGCGAGGCCCGTTTTTAGTACCACATCTTTTTTGTTAATCCTAGAGCTGGCCAGTCGCTATTTTACACCCGATGAAAGAAAGCCGGTATATATTGGTTTCACTAGACTTTTACAATCGCTCTTACTTATTTTATTAGGGGTTTTTGTATTTGGTAATATAATAATTGCTAATCAACTGATACGCTTATTAACACTGAGTTTTGCAAATATTTTATGGTTTCTTTCGATGTTGACGGTTTTGTTTTTTATTGCTAAAAGCTATCAAAAAATGAAAGCCATTGCTTTGTTTTTCCTTTTTGCATTTCTTTCTCAATCTGTATTTGGAATCCTTATTATTTTTTCTCAATTCAATGTAGAAGCAGACTGGGTTTTCTTTATTAATCGATATGGTTCAGCCATTGGCATACTTGCCAACAGTACCATTCTTTCATTTGGTTTGAGTCAACGTTATAATTACTATAAACAGGAAAGAGAACAGGCACAGCAGGAGCTGGTAAATGAGCGAAATCAACAGGCAGACCGAATGATACAGGCCCAGGAAGAAGAGCGGTCCAGACTGGCCAGAGAACTACATGACGGATTGGGCGGGTTATTGGGAAGTATACGTATTGGTGCTTTTAATAAACTAAAACAGGACAATGTTAATCAGGAATGGTTAGATGCGCAACTATCTGAAGCAATAGAGGATTTAAGAAATATTGCCCATGATTTGATGCCGGTGAGTTTACCCGAAAAAGGCCTGGTTTATATTTTAGAAAAGACTGTAGCCCGCTGGAACGCAGCCAATCAGTTTAAAACGCATTTGGATTGCAGTATCAGCAAACGATATCCTTTGCCTGTTGAAGCCGGTTTGTATAGAATTGTTTCTGAATTAATTTACAATGTAAAAAAACATGCCAGAGCATCAGAAGTGTACGTATCCATCTGGGAAGAGAAAAACAACGATACGCTTACTTTATTGGTTGAGGATAATGGAATAGGCTTTTCTACTGATGTTGCTACAGGAATCGGATTAAAGAATATCCGTTACAGGGTGGATTATCTGGGTGGAAAAGTTTCTATTGATTCCAACTCAAATGGAACTAGTATTGTAATTGAAATATCCGGACTGAAAAAACCTATTCATGCACAATAGAATCAAA is a genomic window of Sediminibacterium sp. TEGAF015 containing:
- a CDS encoding amidase, yielding MKNTLLLLSLLFCAQIHAQDTISKKDIVAASKLFHLQFTEKEIDTMYLGVKDNLKVYSDMHKKSIRNSVPMSLWQNPLVPGMELPAIQKPIKWKLNKQAQLPQNKPNLAFYSLTDLASLIKSKKISSVELTRFFIDRIRQYGDSLECVISITEDIALMQAKRADDEIAAGKYRGLLHGIPYGLKDLFSVKGTKTTWGAAPFKNQVIEEDAYVYNRLTEAGAVLVAKFTLGALAMGDYWYGGRTKNPWNLKTGSSGSSAGSAAATVAGLVPFAIGTETWGSIISPSSTCGATGLRPTFGRISRTGAMALSWSLDKIGPICKNAEDAAIVFSHIHGTDGLDMSAVNIPFNYQPDADIRKLRIGFAKNYFDLIRDTSRNEWKVLKSFQEQGIELIPVEFPDTAVYKANIMDVIISAESAAAFDELTRYNIDDELTRQGPFDWPNSFRVSRLVPAVEYVNANRMRYELQQKIHAALKDIDVLICPTRGSGNQSAITNLTGQPVVCTPTGFDKRTGLPTSISFIGNLYDEAAILLTAKFYQSITDWETIYPPSFLKY
- a CDS encoding sensor histidine kinase, which produces MFTINNKPVVIFISVLLFAGFIFSLYTITQSGKRFEQVSMKVMEDKNNLLPSKAVVQLKRNYKTISSGFFNPGFSANKWWILAETPAAPGYFLQIANPHINEIRIYTLKNNQPLLAYESGDYFPFKKRFLDDPDFWFPIPFNTEGVLIEVDKRGESLEVPVRIITQKEMIHYLSDQKMVYGIFLGWMIFLGLLNIFLWASLKDNIHVFYILFIGSSALWVIANWGLGFQYIWPNTPEWASKARPVFSTTSFLLILELASRYFTPDERKPVYIGFTRLLQSLLLILLGVFVFGNIIIANQLIRLLTLSFANILWFLSMLTVLFFIAKSYQKMKAIALFFLFAFLSQSVFGILIIFSQFNVEADWVFFINRYGSAIGILANSTILSFGLSQRYNYYKQEREQAQQELVNERNQQADRMIQAQEEERSRLARELHDGLGGLLGSIRIGAFNKLKQDNVNQEWLDAQLSEAIEDLRNIAHDLMPVSLPEKGLVYILEKTVARWNAANQFKTHLDCSISKRYPLPVEAGLYRIVSELIYNVKKHARASEVYVSIWEEKNNDTLTLLVEDNGIGFSTDVATGIGLKNIRYRVDYLGGKVSIDSNSNGTSIVIEISGLKKPIHAQ